The nucleotide window TCCCAAGTGCTAGTGCAAATATAAATTGCCCTTGCTATGAGAATGTTGCAATTGATCATTTTGGTACTCTGTTTATTTTCCCATAGTTCATATGTCACCACAAATTTCGAAGAAGATTATTTAAATTGCTTAATGTTGTGAAGTCAATTATACATTTGTgttatctttgttttttttttttcagaattaaGCATCAACTTTGGATGCAAAAATGGTTTTTGTTGATGTTGTAGTAGGCTCTGGAGAAGTTGATTGAGTTGAAAGTTAAAAAGAAAATAGAGATTGGGCTCAAGGATAGATATAGTTTTTATTAATATTGTATGGTGCTGGACTACACCTTTTTAAGCTCTAAGTCTTTTCTATCCACTAGGTTGGCATAACTATTCTGCGGTtttgtcttttgtttcttatcaTCTCTTTATTACAAAGTCATATTGTTAGTTAACAATAGCCCAACAGTCTTAACTGTTCTGACTGCAAAAGTGCACAAACACCTTGTACATTTTTTAGGTTTATGCAGCTAAGAAATTCATGGGTGATTTAACACTAATCCTTGTGATGATGTCCTTGGTTGTgtgtataaaattttaaaattaatgtcTTTGAGAACAAACTTAATCCATGGTAGTCTAATTTGGTTTCAGCCAGATTTCAGTTGAGGTCTTGGATAGCCTAATCCAACCTGACATGGTTCAATACATGTATAAGTTTCTGGACGGTCCAGTTTGGTCTTATTTCTAGGGAACTGCAGACCGAACCTGTAAATTGTGGCTTGAAAAATTTTCAAATGTAAGCAAACTGTTTCTTTCTGGAATCCATCCTAAACCAAAATATTATGCGCTGGTTTGGTGTGAAGTATGGTTTATATACATAATTCATATGGTTGAAGTTCAATGATTACAGAGAAATGCAATAATATAGGTGGCAAAGCAAATATTCAATTTATGTTGATAGGATATTTGATAGAAACTAAGGAGCACAATCTGTACCGGATTCGGTATGTATTGTTGGTACCAGTGTCCTGACAATTGGTACACCGCTATGTATTAATGAAGGAGGTGGTGGAgatagaggaggaagaggaaggtagAAGAGGAGCGCTGGtggaaaaggaggaagaggaaggatgaGGAGATGGTGGCAGAAGAGGAAGGAGGGAGGAAGAGAGaggaaaaggaggaagaaggaggaggTTACCTGAAAAGAGACAAGTAGCGGATGGAAAGGCTGTCGATGGAGGTCGAGCGAAGCCAGGGAgtaggaagagaaggagaaggcgaGTTTCGTGCCCGTAATGGTTATGTATTGGTTTGGGTGATAAGGAGTTCTTGATAGAAACATAAtatgaattaaaaaaatttaagttgcTACATGAGTGTTTTTTAAGGGTTTGGTTTTGATTTTGGAAAGTAAATGAACTTTTTGTTCATGAATTAAACTACTGTTCATGTTTACTTTTTGTTATATTCTCTCCCCTCCATTCTCTCTCCTCCTAGATTCAGTTccttgataggaatcatgatctcCTGCTTGGATAGGATGAATTTTTGTAAGGGTGTTAATGATGGACAACAATGTTTTTGTGCACTGGCAAACAGAGTTGAGTGACATTCACCCACTTCTTATCCATTTATGACAACAAGCTTTGTCAAAAAGCAGATAGCCTTTAGATCCTTTctttttttaagattcataaagtTGAGAATAGTTCTGCTATTGCTTGTAGGACATGTTCCTGGTATTGGTCCAAATTGGTTGAATCAATGTGGCATCTCAATTGGAAAGTAATGACAGTGAAAAAAGTGGAGATTCGATACTTAGAAATCCCAAAAAAAAAGTGAAAGAGAAGTAAGAAAGATTAAGAAATAAAACATTAAAATGTTTGTGGAGTTAATTTCAAACCATAAGTATAGATGAGCTGATACATTACCAATAGGAAGGCATAACTCTATCACCCAACTTAGTTTATAATAGCTACAGCCCATCAGTATTGCTTGATTATGTTTGGATTGTCTGATCATCTGACCAACTTTGGTGGCCAAAGTTCTTGTCCAATCTTGATTGTGTGTTTCCAAAAACCATGTGTTATATGAATATTACATTAATCTTGAGAAATTTAATTGATTTGCTTTTACTTTTACTATTATAACTGCCATAtggctatttttttattttctttctgtttTGTCTGGTATTCACTCATCCTTTTGTCATTGTTGTAGAACAACGAGTGGCTAGATCATCTTCAAACACTCGCAACAAGCGTCCAAGAAGTTCAACGAGCAGGACAATTATTAATTGTGACCTTTATCCCGATTTAGAACAGGATCTTATTGCAAAGGTAAAAatggtttttccttttttttgtaatATTAATACATTCTGTTGCTTAATCTTCCATTTAGCTATAAACAGTTTCTCTTATTTTAAAGGTAATTAATTCAATCATTTTGCAATTATCTAAATGATGTCTTGGTaggcttttcctgtattttcagcttTATTATATCAGGAATCAAACAATATCTAAATAATAGCCTTGTGAGCTTTCCTTATTTGAAGTTTCAGTTATAGAAGGAAATTAAACAGACATAATTTCTGAATAATATCGTATTATCTGAAACTTTGCTCTGGTTTACAGCATCGATCAGCATCAGGACAGCAGAATAGATGCTACTATATGATATGCTCTGTGGTACTAGTAAGGGAATATGTTTGCAAATGGATTGAAGTAAAATATTAAGTAATGCTCTCAATTGCAGGAATAGTTGTGTAAAGAAAAAGAGATCAGAGAGAGAGTAACCAAGGGATAAGTAAATTGGAATAAGATGGAAAGAGAAGTAATGAGACAAGAGACCGTGCTCTTTGTTACTTTTATGGGATCATGTATGAACCTGCCCCTGGTTGCAAATCCCTCTTCAAATAAGAACATAACTGAATATTGGTTTCCTCTATCATTTTCTTAGGACTAGCAAGCCCTTGGCCATCTGATGCTTTTCCAATCAGTTCACCTAAAGGACTtttcaaaagaagcaaacttgtttACTGCAATTGGAGCTTAAAAAGGCAAAGCAGGATTTTAAAACATGCCAGATAGAAAAGCATGACAGGAGTCCAAATTGCATGAATAAATAATTGTGTCATGAGGATATgacatatgaaaatatttttgtttatttacTAGTGCTTGTTGTATCAAACCATTCAACAACAATTTCTCTTTTCCTCGTGAACTTACAATTGAACTGAAATCTTGGGATCGGGCAACTACAAGTTGGTGGTGAATCAATCCTCTTATGAATCTTCATGTGTACCTTCAGATGTCTGGACCATTTGGACCCTCCACTGCAGCACTGGACACTGTTGTTAAAGGCTTGTCATGGTGTGAGGCCCATCAAGGCACTTGTGCCTTGCCTAGATTGAGGTTATAAGTGGCATATCAAAAAGTAAGTCTCACAAAAAGGGTTTACACATGTAGTTGCAACTAGATTTCCTTTCTAGAGACACAATCATGAGATGGGAGTGCTTTGCTTTTTGTTATTATTAGACCTTTCCAATCATTGGGAATGAAGAAACTAATATAGTGATAATTTTCCTTCAACTTATATTCACATTGCTGCTCTCGCAACATGACATTGTTTTCATCCCAGATgtgaggcttatattaatgttctcGTGTTTTGCAATGAACACTTTGCTTTCTGCCTTTTCCAAATGAGATAATAAAAATCCAAATTTCAGATATTTACATAATGAAACCATTGAGCAGTCCTAGTTTTCTTACCTTGTGGAAGTGACTGATTGGCATTTGGACGGTATCAGACTATGAACCATAGAAGATAATGCCCTTAAAAACTTTCATGTTGTACAGGGGCTATAATACTTGCCagaattttctcttttttatccCCTATTTCCTAACATCATATGGTACTATATATATGCATTGGATGATCTTAGGCTGCTATAATGTTTCATTAACTGGTATTTGCTATTAGGAGTGGGGGGTTTTTCCTTGGTTGTTATTGAAGTCTAAGTACATTGATGCCTTGGGGAAACTTATAAACTGGTTTCTTTTTAGTTAAACAGTGTCACGGGAACAAATTATTCCTGGCCTTTGGTGCAAGGGCAGAGTCCTCATTTGAATAGCTGAGCAAGAGTTTTAATCCTCTTTGCTCTTCATATACATAGCTGTTAAATCAATAGTTTTAAGTAATCCATGTGCATAACCATTGAAAATCTTAGTTATTACCTGTTTATGTTTCTCTTTTCGTCTGTTCGCTTTTATGATCTTTCTTGTTAATTATTCACACCGAACTTTGACTTGTAAACTGCAGAGGAAGAAATCCAAACCAGAGCCTGTGGTGTTAACTAGGAAGGAACCCACCTTCACCTGCCCTGTCTGCTTGCATGCTTTGGTTGATGCATCATCAACTATTTGTGGCCATATTTTTTGCCTGCAATGCATAAAGTCTTCCATTCAGGCACAGAAGAAATGCCCAACCTGTCGGAGGAAGCTTACGATGAGCAGTTTTCATCGCGTGTACCTTCCAGCAACCCATTAACGTGACCACCCCAAGCAGATCTTTTGTGCATTTCGACGGGGGCCTCCTATCGATTCCCATTGCCATGCTCTTGAATTCGTTCTCCATTCTGATACCAGTTTTTTAGTTTCTTTTCTACAGGTTTTGGAACATTCTCCAATTAAATTTTTAAGTCGATGTGTTTATATATGCATTCAAATTTCATTTGCTATACCCATCTGTAATCAAGCTAATAACTGTATTCAGCTCTATATATATTAACCAATATAGTTTGCGGCGTAAAACCATTTTTGTCAGTTTTGGGGCCTCAACCTGTATTCATGTAAACCTCCACTGATCTAAAAGTTACCTACGGAAATAGCAGATGGCAGTCCACAAATTCTGGTTCAGACATTATGGTTGGCGCCACCATTTTTTAGCTTTTCTGCACTCGAAATTTAATGTAGTGGAAGATGTTGAGACACTTTTATTGAAACTGGATCTGAAATTTCAAGAAAATTTGTGATGCCAAATGTTGGGTCTAAATCTTTTGCATGTGTGCTTGGTGTCTTCTGGCTTACATCCTCTGAACTACGGATACTTCAAGTTTATTATTCAAGCCAACATGGTTGTCTTGTATCTTACAAAAAGAATTTTCTATGATTCCAGTTTCCTCGCcttcatatctctctctctctctctctctctctctctctctctctctctctctctatatatatatatatatatatatatatatataaagaaaaggaactcaaaaaaattataaatataatatatatatatatatatataaagaataaatAACAAAGATTAAATATTAACatttattatttgaaaaaaaatctttagTTTTGTCAATTTGCCTCCTTTTTCAGTTTTACTCAATTAGGACGTTTTTTGTGCGTAAAACGAAAATGTCCATAAAAAGTTTGGTACTGTAGAAACCAAAATTAGAGGAAAAAACAAAGAGGGATGGATCATTACCAACACTGAAAAAGACTTTACTGGTACTGCAGAAACCAAAATTACATCGAAAAATTGTTGTTTCTTTTTCAACAATCCAACTAAATACTCAGATTCACATCAAAGGCATACCCAATGGACTCTTATTTTCCTTTTTCAACTGATTATGATTGATCCATCATATCTGAAATAGAAGCATAACTGGAGAGGTCAAAGTTTCTCAGCTGCTCTGTTGAGCATCTCGTACACTCTTCCTTAGAATAGATATGACATTTGCTGGCTCTTTTGCTCCGAATACTGAACTCCCTGCTACGATGCAGTTTGCTCCTGCCGAAGCCGCCATATCAATGGTTGAAGGACCCAAGCCACCATCCACCTTTGGTACAAACAAAATATATATAACTAGGCTGTAAGGATTAAGACTGAGACATACTGAAATACCACGAAGGTGACTAATGACAAATTACAAGCTTCTCAAGCATGAAAATTGACAACAGAACGCGGCTCGATCCTGCTTACGGACAAGCTTAAGAAATAAACATCTTTCCTATCTTATAATGGAACCTCAAAACAGACTGCGAGTTGAACAAGTTTCTAGGAAATCCTCTCTTTTCCACCCCACCAATCGAACCTAGCAGGTAAAACATAATTTACTGAAACTAGACTCAGCTACAACTAGGGTTACTGGTTAAAATGATGAATATATTACCAACACAAGTTATTTCTAACTCCATgtaaatattttcttattttaactAAATCTATGACATGGACAATCATAAAATAAGATCGTGTTAAGGTCAATTGTGCTCAGGTTGTCTCGAAAGAAACATGTAGTATCCTTTTCTACATATATTAAACAGAACTAGTTGGAACTAACTGTACTTTTTCGGTTGATTATGTATGCTCATTCCTCATTCTGGCCATATTCCATCCACACATAATGTTAAAAATCATTCTTAAGTTGACACATGATTGCTTTGACCTCCGAAATATACTGGTTGAGGCATGaagcatcataaatccataatggATGTTCCAAGATGCAAGTTTAGTAATGCTGATGATAAATACATCTTACTCCAAGATACAATTATTCAGAACCAATAAGGCACCAGAAACTACTAAGAGATAAAaagtaaattatcaagcatggttGATAAAGATCATGATGCACTTACTAAAATATGTTGACGACTGTCTTACCTCTATGTCGAGGGAAGGGTATTTCTTTCTCAATGCACGCACCTGATTAATCAAGAAGATCAACCAGGATGCAACGAAATCAATAACTAATAACAGTATGAAAGAAAGAAAGTAAATAGACCTTATCCATCGTTTCAGGCATGAATTTCTGACCACCAAAGCCAGGTTCCACTGTCATGACAAGGACCATCTCCACAGGATTTTCTCCTTCCACCTACAAAACACATACAAAGAACTATGGCTATCGTTACTTTCATTATAACCAATCAATACATGGAAACATGTACAGTAGACCATAGTTTCAGATGGTCATCTTCATGATTCACGTAGTGGGATAACGACATCATTCGGAAAAAGTGAGACTTGTGGGTTCTATCATAATATTAATCCTAAGCCATCAAATACAAATTAATGTGGTTGATATCTATCTGACTCCTAGGACATCCCGGTATATAAGATCTTGAAATTCTTTCTTTTGCCATACATTTTAACATAACTACACTAATTATTCATCATACTAAGGTGCTTATATATACTAACACAGCAGTATAATGTATCAATAGACTTTATTATATATTAAGGTGTGTAATATATACTAAAACATGCATGTATCAATTGACTTTGTAAGCTACAACCAACCACAGAGGTAGCAAATATAACTATCGACAACTGTGGAAAAACAGATTTATGAGATTAAGAAACCCTGGTTACGAGAA belongs to Musa acuminata AAA Group cultivar baxijiao chromosome BXJ1-11, Cavendish_Baxijiao_AAA, whole genome shotgun sequence and includes:
- the LOC103971534 gene encoding uncharacterized protein LOC103971534 isoform X2; amino-acid sequence: MSLRDDISGKMVLNLDLNFPPLECWLAEGTSGSRHPWISITQIGDAIESQQGSTAPPSDRLNNSIIDLESIEDEVVTLASSRGFPQGRDSFRRSQPVIVVPDEDLGINYRRAEQRVARSSSNTRNKRPRSSTSRTIINCDLYPDLEQDLIAKRKKSKPEPVVLTRKEPTFTCPVCLHALVDASSTICGHIFCLQCIKSSIQAQKKCPTCRRKLTMSSFHRVYLPATH